The following are encoded together in the Bubalus kerabau isolate K-KA32 ecotype Philippines breed swamp buffalo chromosome 3, PCC_UOA_SB_1v2, whole genome shotgun sequence genome:
- the PEF1 gene encoding peflin isoform X1: MLSGEGPATHPPSRSFSSLSRQSLFRSSVNLALALKGCPGAGGQAPGAPPGSYYPGPPHGGGQYGSGVPPGGIYGGGPAPGGPYGPPAGGGPYGHPHPGGLPSGTPGGPYGGAAPGGPYGTPPPNSFGAGPYGQGPPPPGGIPPNVDPEAYSWFQSVDSDHSGYISIKELKQALVNSNWSSFNDETCLMMINMFDKTKSGRIDVYGFSALWKFIQQWKNLFQQYDRDCSGSISYTELQQALSQMGYNLSPQFTQLLVSRYCPRSANPAMQLDRFIQVCTQLQVLTEAFREKDTAVQGSIRLSFEDFVTMTASRML; encoded by the exons ATGCTGAGTGGGGAAGGGCCTGCCACCCACCCTCCCTCAAGAAGCTTCTCTTCCTTGAGCAGGCAGTCCCTCTTTAGATCAAGTGTGAATTTGGCCTTGGCCTTGAAG GGCTGCCCAGGAGCTGGGGGACAAGCACCTGGAGCCCCTCCGGGTAGCTACTACCCCGGACCCCCCCACGGTGGAGGGCAGTATGGGAGCGGGGTACCCCCTGGTGGCATATATGGGGGAGGTCCTGCCCCTGGAGGGCCTTACGGACCACCAGCTGGTGGAGGACCCTATGGACACCCCCACCCTGGGGGGCTCCCTTCTGGAACTCCAGGAGGACCCTATGGTGGCGCAGCCCCAGGGGGCCCCTATGGTACACCACCTCCAAATTCCTTCGGTGCCGGACCTTATGGACAGGGACCACCTCCTCCAG GTGGCATTCCTCCCAACGTGGATCCCGAGGCTTACTCCTGGTTCCAGTCAGTGGACTCTGATCACAGTGGCTACATCTCCATCAAGGAGCTGAAGCAGGCCCTGGTCAACTCCAACTGGTCCTCGTTCAATGATGAGACGTGCCTTATGATGATAA ACATGTTTGACAAGACCAAGTCAGGCCGCATCGACGTCTACGGTTTCTCCGCCCTGTGGAAGTTCATCCAGCAGTGGAAGAACCTCTTCCAGCAGTATGACCGGGACTGCTCGGGCTCCATTAGCTACACAGAGCTGCAGCAAG CTCTGTCCCAGATGGGCTACAACCTGAGCCCCCAGTTCACCCAGCTCCTGGTCTCCCGTTACTGCCCGCGCTCCGCCAATCCTGCCATGCAGCTGGATCGCTTCATTCAGGTCTGCACCCAGCTGCAGGTGCTGACCGAGGCCTTCCGGGAGAAGGACACAGCTGTGCAGGGCAGCATTCGGCTCAGCTTCGAGGACTTCGTCACCATGACAGCCTCTCGGATGCTATGA
- the HCRTR1 gene encoding orexin/Hypocretin receptor type 1 isoform X1 has protein sequence MEPPATPGPQMGVPTEGRERSLEPPDYEDEFLRYLWRDYLYPKQYEWVLIAAYVAVFFVALVGNTLVCLAVWRNHHMRTVTNYFIVNLSLADVLVTAICLPASLLVDITESWLFGHALCKVIPYLQAVSVSVAVLTLSFIALDRWYAICHPLLFKSTARRARGSILGIWAVSLAVMVPQAAVMECSSVLPELANRTRLFSVCDERWADDLYPKIYHSCFFIVTYLAPLGLMAMAYFQIFRKLWGRQIPGTTSALVRNWKRPSVQLEDQGQGLGAEPQPRARAFLAEVKQIRARRKTAKMLMVVLLVFALCYLPISVLNVLKRVFGMFRQANDREAVYACFTFSHWLVYANSAANPIIYNFLSGKFREQFKAAFSCCLPGLGPCVSLKVPSPRSSASHKSLSLQSRYSVSKVSEHVLLTSVTTVLP, from the exons ATGGAACCCCCAGCCACCCCAGGGCCCCAGATGGGGGTCCCCACTGAGGGCAGGGAACggtccctggagcctccagactATGAAGACGAGTTTCTCCGCTATCTGTGGCGTGATTATCTGTACCCGAAGCAGTACGAGTGGGTCCTCATCGCAGCCTACGTGGCTGTGTTCTTCGTAGCCCTGGTGGGCAACACGCTAG TGTGCCTGGCTGTGTGGCGCAACCACCACATGAGGACGGTCACCAACTACTTCATCGTCAACCTGTCCCTGGCCGACGTGCTGGTGACGGCCATCTGCCTGCCAGCTAGCTTGTTAGTAGACATCACTGAATCCTGGCTCTTCGGCCATGCCCTCTGCAAGGTCATCCCCTATCTACAG GCCGTGTCTGTGTCCGTGGCAGTGCTGACCCTCAGCTTCATCGCCTTGGACCGCTGGTATGCCATCTGCCACCCTCTGCTGTTCAAGAGCACTGCCCGGCGTGCCCGGGGCTCCATCCTGGGTATCTGGGCTGTGTCGCTGGCCGTCATGGTGCCCCAGGCTGCAGTCATGGAATGCAGCAGTGTGCTGCCCGAGCTAGCCAACCGCACCCGGCTCTTCTCCGTCTGTGATGAACGCTGGGCTG ATGATCTCTATCCCAAGATCTACCACAGTTGCTTCTTCATCGTCACCTACCTGGCCCCGCTGGGCCTCATGGCCATGGCCTATTTCCAGATCTTCCGCAAGCTCTGGGGCCGCCAG ATCCCTGGCACCACGTCAGCCCTGGTCAGGAACTGGAAGCGGCCCTCAGTCCAGCTGGAGGACCAGGGGCAAGGCCTGGGTGCAGAGCCCCAGCCTCGGGCCCGCGCCTTCCTGGCCGAGGTGAAGCAGATACGAGCTCGGAGGAAGACAGCCAAGATGCTGATGGTGGTGCTGCTGGTCTTTGCCCTCTGCTACCTGCCCATCAGTGTCCTCAACGTCCTCAAGAG GGTGTTTGGAATGTTCCGCCAAGCCAACGACCGGGAAGCTGTCTATGCCTGCTTCACTTTCTCCCACTGGCTGGTGTATGCCAACAGCGCTGCCAACCCCATCATCTACAACTTCCTCAGTG GCAAATTCCGGGAGCAGTTTAAGGctgccttctcctgctgcctgccCGGCCTGGGTCCCTGCGTCTCTCTGAAGGTCCCCAGCCCTCGCTCCTCTGCCAGCCACAAGTCCTTGTCCTTGCAGAGCCGGTACTCCGTCTCCAAAGTCTCGGAGCACGTGCTGCTCACCAGCGTCACCACGGTGCTGCCCTGA
- the HCRTR1 gene encoding orexin/Hypocretin receptor type 1 isoform X2 yields the protein MEPPATPGPQMGVPTEGRERSLEPPDYEDEFLRYLWRDYLYPKQYEWVLIAAYVAVFFVALVGNTLVCLAVWRNHHMRTVTNYFIVNLSLADVLVTAICLPASLLVDITESWLFGHALCKVIPYLQAVSVSVAVLTLSFIALDRWYAICHPLLFKSTARRARGSILGIWAVSLAVMVPQAAVMECSSVLPELANRTRLFSVCDERWADDLYPKIYHSCFFIVTYLAPLGLMAMAYFQIFRKLWGRQIPGTTSALVRNWKRPSVQLEDQGQGLGAEPQPRARAFLAEVKQIRARRKTAKMLMVVLLVFALCYLPISVLNVLKRVFGMFRQANDREAVYACFTFSHWLVYANSAANPIIYNFLSGLLSQLSHSPHPPPLPPSLRVERPHPSPRLGSAECDSPDL from the exons ATGGAACCCCCAGCCACCCCAGGGCCCCAGATGGGGGTCCCCACTGAGGGCAGGGAACggtccctggagcctccagactATGAAGACGAGTTTCTCCGCTATCTGTGGCGTGATTATCTGTACCCGAAGCAGTACGAGTGGGTCCTCATCGCAGCCTACGTGGCTGTGTTCTTCGTAGCCCTGGTGGGCAACACGCTAG TGTGCCTGGCTGTGTGGCGCAACCACCACATGAGGACGGTCACCAACTACTTCATCGTCAACCTGTCCCTGGCCGACGTGCTGGTGACGGCCATCTGCCTGCCAGCTAGCTTGTTAGTAGACATCACTGAATCCTGGCTCTTCGGCCATGCCCTCTGCAAGGTCATCCCCTATCTACAG GCCGTGTCTGTGTCCGTGGCAGTGCTGACCCTCAGCTTCATCGCCTTGGACCGCTGGTATGCCATCTGCCACCCTCTGCTGTTCAAGAGCACTGCCCGGCGTGCCCGGGGCTCCATCCTGGGTATCTGGGCTGTGTCGCTGGCCGTCATGGTGCCCCAGGCTGCAGTCATGGAATGCAGCAGTGTGCTGCCCGAGCTAGCCAACCGCACCCGGCTCTTCTCCGTCTGTGATGAACGCTGGGCTG ATGATCTCTATCCCAAGATCTACCACAGTTGCTTCTTCATCGTCACCTACCTGGCCCCGCTGGGCCTCATGGCCATGGCCTATTTCCAGATCTTCCGCAAGCTCTGGGGCCGCCAG ATCCCTGGCACCACGTCAGCCCTGGTCAGGAACTGGAAGCGGCCCTCAGTCCAGCTGGAGGACCAGGGGCAAGGCCTGGGTGCAGAGCCCCAGCCTCGGGCCCGCGCCTTCCTGGCCGAGGTGAAGCAGATACGAGCTCGGAGGAAGACAGCCAAGATGCTGATGGTGGTGCTGCTGGTCTTTGCCCTCTGCTACCTGCCCATCAGTGTCCTCAACGTCCTCAAGAG GGTGTTTGGAATGTTCCGCCAAGCCAACGACCGGGAAGCTGTCTATGCCTGCTTCACTTTCTCCCACTGGCTGGTGTATGCCAACAGCGCTGCCAACCCCATCATCTACAACTTCCTCAGTG GTCTCCTCTCCCAGCTGTCCCACAGCCCCCACCCGCCTCCACtacctcccagcctcagagtggaaaggccccaccccagcccccgccTGGGCTCAGCAGAGTGTGACTCACCAGACCTCTGA
- the PEF1 gene encoding peflin isoform X2, with product MASYPYGQGCPGAGGQAPGAPPGSYYPGPPHGGGQYGSGVPPGGIYGGGPAPGGPYGPPAGGGPYGHPHPGGLPSGTPGGPYGGAAPGGPYGTPPPNSFGAGPYGQGPPPPGGIPPNVDPEAYSWFQSVDSDHSGYISIKELKQALVNSNWSSFNDETCLMMINMFDKTKSGRIDVYGFSALWKFIQQWKNLFQQYDRDCSGSISYTELQQALSQMGYNLSPQFTQLLVSRYCPRSANPAMQLDRFIQVCTQLQVLTEAFREKDTAVQGSIRLSFEDFVTMTASRML from the exons GGCTGCCCAGGAGCTGGGGGACAAGCACCTGGAGCCCCTCCGGGTAGCTACTACCCCGGACCCCCCCACGGTGGAGGGCAGTATGGGAGCGGGGTACCCCCTGGTGGCATATATGGGGGAGGTCCTGCCCCTGGAGGGCCTTACGGACCACCAGCTGGTGGAGGACCCTATGGACACCCCCACCCTGGGGGGCTCCCTTCTGGAACTCCAGGAGGACCCTATGGTGGCGCAGCCCCAGGGGGCCCCTATGGTACACCACCTCCAAATTCCTTCGGTGCCGGACCTTATGGACAGGGACCACCTCCTCCAG GTGGCATTCCTCCCAACGTGGATCCCGAGGCTTACTCCTGGTTCCAGTCAGTGGACTCTGATCACAGTGGCTACATCTCCATCAAGGAGCTGAAGCAGGCCCTGGTCAACTCCAACTGGTCCTCGTTCAATGATGAGACGTGCCTTATGATGATAA ACATGTTTGACAAGACCAAGTCAGGCCGCATCGACGTCTACGGTTTCTCCGCCCTGTGGAAGTTCATCCAGCAGTGGAAGAACCTCTTCCAGCAGTATGACCGGGACTGCTCGGGCTCCATTAGCTACACAGAGCTGCAGCAAG CTCTGTCCCAGATGGGCTACAACCTGAGCCCCCAGTTCACCCAGCTCCTGGTCTCCCGTTACTGCCCGCGCTCCGCCAATCCTGCCATGCAGCTGGATCGCTTCATTCAGGTCTGCACCCAGCTGCAGGTGCTGACCGAGGCCTTCCGGGAGAAGGACACAGCTGTGCAGGGCAGCATTCGGCTCAGCTTCGAGGACTTCGTCACCATGACAGCCTCTCGGATGCTATGA